DNA from Verrucomicrobiota bacterium:
TTTATTGGCAACCTGGGGTCTTAGCTTAGTTTTACAACAGTGTTTTAGAACCTTCATTGGCGCGAGAGAAATGAGCGCGACACTTCCTGAATGGATGATGGGATCTTGGTCACCAGCTGATGGGATTGATATCCCTTTAAGTGGATTAATCTTGATGGTTTTGACCATCTTGTTGACTGCAGGGCTGGTTATTTTTCAGCGCAAAACGAGTTGGGGATTAAAGATGAGAGCGACTACGCAAAATCGCGAAATGAGCGGAGCTCTAGGTATTAATACGAAAATGACAGACCGACTCACGTTTGCCATAGCTTGTGGTATTTCTGGAGTAGCGGGGGCTTTCTTTACCACCATTGCTTCGACTTCACCAACCGCTGGAACTAACTATATAGTTGATGCATTCCTAGTATTAGTTGTGGGTGGATTAGGAAGCTTATTTGGCCTTTTCATTTCCGGAGGCTTCTTAGCATTACTCTCATCTATATTAGAGTTTTTCATGACGGGTTCATTGGCAAAAGTATGGCTTTATCTGATTATCTTTGCCGTATTGATGAAGTTCACCAAAGGTCTTTTCTCGGAGAAAATCCGGACCTAGTCATTAAAGTTTAAATAATTTTAAAGAGAGATAAAAACAATGAAATCAAAAGTAGATAACAGCAGCCCATTTGTATATTTCTATGAAAAAATTATAGGGGGCAGGAGTGGTTTGGTATGCTTGATTACGCTATCTTTATTACTGTTCATAGTCTTACCTCTGTCGTTGAATACATTTAGGCTAAACTTGACAGGAAAGTATTTAAGCTATGCATTTGTGGCAATGGGCCTCGTGATGTGCTGGGGTTATGGAGGTGTTCTGAGTCTAGGGCAGGGACTGTTCTTCGGTATAGGAGGCTATTGTATGGCTATGTTTTTGAAGCTTGAGGCCTCGGATCCTGAAAGCACAAAAATACAAACAACGCCTGGTATTCCCGATTTTATGGATTGGAATCAGGTTACGGAGTTGCCGTGGTTTTGGTACCCATTTAAAAGCCTTCCCCTTACCCTGATATTAATCTTATGTTTGCCGACCATTGTGGCTTTCTGCATGAGTTTTTTTTATTTCAAAGGTCGAGTTGGGCCTGTGGTCTTTGCGATCTTAACCCAATCCATGGTCGCTTGTGTATGGTACCTTATAGTTGGTAACCAGGGCTACTTCGGTGGCATTAACGGTATGACGGACCTAAAGACCTTAAACGGATGGGACATACGAACGGAATCTGCTCAAGTAATTCTATATTTTGTATGTGTCGCGCTGCTCTTTTTATGTCTTTTCTTCTGCCGTTATAT
Protein-coding regions in this window:
- the urtB gene encoding urea ABC transporter permease subunit UrtB — its product is MGDYTYQEIFSVITMQSFAGVSLLCIYVLMGLGLYIVFGQMGVINMAHAEFLVMGSYTMCLVSRMVTDAVPGLLDFYFLLAIPLAFAIPFGVGYLVEMSLISRLYKRPLDTLLATWGLSLVLQQCFRTFIGAREMSATLPEWMMGSWSPADGIDIPLSGLILMVLTILLTAGLVIFQRKTSWGLKMRATTQNREMSGALGINTKMTDRLTFAIACGISGVAGAFFTTIASTSPTAGTNYIVDAFLVLVVGGLGSLFGLFISGGFLALLSSILEFFMTGSLAKVWLYLIIFAVLMKFTKGLFSEKIRT
- the urtC gene encoding urea ABC transporter permease subunit UrtC, with translation MKSKVDNSSPFVYFYEKIIGGRSGLVCLITLSLLLFIVLPLSLNTFRLNLTGKYLSYAFVAMGLVMCWGYGGVLSLGQGLFFGIGGYCMAMFLKLEASDPESTKIQTTPGIPDFMDWNQVTELPWFWYPFKSLPLTLILILCLPTIVAFCMSFFYFKGRVGPVVFAILTQSMVACVWYLIVGNQGYFGGINGMTDLKTLNGWDIRTESAQVILYFVCVALLFLCLFFCRYILASRYGRVLVAQRDREQRVQFSGYNISNFKIFIFCAAAFVSGIGGAMFTLQVGFMSPNLIGVVPSIDMVIFTAVGGRLSLYGAAYGALLISFAKTALSEANADLWIFFYGSLFIIIVMLLPKGLAGLYTDHIKPRFLAWYYAKKGKPASGKEEGSSMPIESSPKLEEAEK